The region GGGCTCTTCCCGGCCGTGCCGGGCTCGGGCAGCAGCGGGCTGTCGGCCttcgctgctgctgccgcctcctcctcatcatcctccATGCTGGGCCAGGCTGACTGGTCCTCCACGCGCTTCAGCCGCTCGTTCAAAGCCTTCAGggccagctgcctgcaggacaaGGGCACGTGGGCAGGTTAACCCCGGCTCAGTGGCTCTGCCCCATGGGGCACTCTGCAAATCAGTCCCTGGCTTCTTCCCACCACGAAAGGGTGGGTTCAGTAGTGCTGGGGAAGACCTGGAGAGCCTGGGACTGCTCCACAGAAATCCACTCTGGTTCCCAGACTACTCACATGGAGTTTTCACGCTACGTGGTGCAATTGGAGGCTGTCAGCACGAGGGCAGCTCTGGGAACGGGGAATAAAGGCATaaagcagggcagggaaaagggagtGCCAGCACcctgtccaaaccctcctgccAGAAGTCAGGAAGgccagtgctggctgtgctggagggctgGGGTGTGGGGCTGACTCACTGCCCTCCCCTGGGCCAGGGTGAATTGGTGGAAGGCTGCCACGCCCCCAGGCTGTACCCCTTTCTTCTGCAGGGACCCCCAACCTTGTCTGCCCCTTTCCTAGAATCTCCCCTGCTTTTCCATTGCTGCTCCACATCTGGAAGAGCAGGATAATGTCCCACCAGCTCCCTGAAATGCTCCTCATCACCTCCGTGGTAGACCACATGGAGAAGGCTCCTCCTGAGCCCCTGCACCTAAATCTCCCCCCACCTCCTTGGCTGGACTTTAAACCATCCCTTGCTGTCCCCAGACACGACCCCtatgggcagggcagggcagggcagggcagggcagggggtaCCTTCTCCTCTCGGCGTCCTGGGGGTCCGTCCCCGGCAGGCTGATGGTGATAGAGGACGGGGCACCCACGTCGTAGCGCTTGACGGTCTTGCGGCACAAGCGCACCTTCACCAGCACGCTGTGCACCAGgttggccaccagccccaccaCGGGCTGCAGGATCTCGGGGAAGAAAGTGGCGAAGGCGAAGTGGTCGCTCATGTCTCCGCGGCCTCTACTGTGCCGCTGGTAGAAGCGGAGATAGACccagctggagaggagcccgAAGCCGTACGAGGCCAGTACATTGCTCTCGACGAGGGCAGCGAGCcgcagcagagccaggagaaggagcaggagcatgGGGACAGCCTTCATTCTGACCTGAGGCACCTTCAGTACGGTGCTGTCCCCCATCGTCTGCTTGAGGGCCACCAAGACCCCCCCGAGGAAGCCCAGGCCGCCGTGGATGCGGACGGCGAACAGATAGTGGAGGTGGAAGGAGGCCACATAGGTGAGGAAGTAGGCGAGGGCCGCCAGGAGCCCCACGGAGATGTTCACCACGGCGAAGAAGACAAGGAGCTCCAGCGCGccccagaggggctccagcagcCGCCCGGCCGTCCCCAGCGTGGCCAGGCTGGCCGCCAGCCCCCAGGCGCGCTCCTCCACCAGCCCGTGCGTCAGCAGCGTCCACACCCAGAAGTTGGGGGGCAGGAGGTAGCCGGGCGTCACCCCCAGCCCGTAGGCCGTGTCCAGCCCGAAGGAGAGCAGGTACAGCAGCACCGCGGCGGCGCTCAGCGACTTCACCACCACGCTGGTGCCGGCCAGCGCCGCCAGGAAGTGCTGCCGGGCCACCGGCAGGTACCGCCGCATCTTCGGCCCCGCGGGCGGGacggggcggccccgcgggggcTGCCCGGCCCCacccgcccgccgccccgcgccgggccccgcgcagcccccggccggccccggccccggtctctccctccgccgccgcctcggGTCAGGCCGCGCTCGGACCCTCTGCTGGGCCAGGCCGGGCGCGGACAAACAGGGCCGCTGCGCATGCGCAGAACGGGGGCGCCGGGGCGGGGCtgccgcgggggcggggccagggTGCCGCGGGGCACGTCGGGACTTGTAGTCCGGCCACGTTGGCagcgcggggcggcgcgggaCACACGGACGGGACACACGGACTAAGACGGacagggaggagaggcagggacaTGGGAGGACACCGAAACGGGAGGACATGGGACAAACGAGCGACACGGACGTGGCGGGGGACACGGCCACAGGGGGACACGGCGGGACGTGGGGGAGAGAGGTGGCAGAGCACACTTATGGGGCATGAAGGACACAGTCATGGGGGTGCGTACATGGGGGACACAAACCCCGGGAAATGCGGATATGGACACGGGTGGGCTGGACCCGGAGGGCACTAGG is a window of Vidua macroura isolate BioBank_ID:100142 chromosome 13, ASM2450914v1, whole genome shotgun sequence DNA encoding:
- the TMEM115 gene encoding transmembrane protein 115; translated protein: MRRYLPVARQHFLAALAGTSVVVKSLSAAAVLLYLLSFGLDTAYGLGVTPGYLLPPNFWVWTLLTHGLVEERAWGLAASLATLGTAGRLLEPLWGALELLVFFAVVNISVGLLAALAYFLTYVASFHLHYLFAVRIHGGLGFLGGVLVALKQTMGDSTVLKVPQVRMKAVPMLLLLLLALLRLAALVESNVLASYGFGLLSSWVYLRFYQRHSRGRGDMSDHFAFATFFPEILQPVVGLVANLVHSVLVKVRLCRKTVKRYDVGAPSSITISLPGTDPQDAERRRQLALKALNERLKRVEDQSAWPSMEDDEEEAAAAAKADSPLLPEPGTAGKSPGQESNLISFQDAPAQL